A part of Biomphalaria glabrata chromosome 3, xgBioGlab47.1, whole genome shotgun sequence genomic DNA contains:
- the LOC106059113 gene encoding acid phosphatase type 7-like — protein MRLLILTFVCLWRISTSTVWYEPEQVHIAVGDTADKMIIVWSTVNDTGDTTVLYGTNGKLTQEATGTRVKFTDGGSEKRSQFINKVILTGLAPKTEYTYVVGSKTFGWSDLFSFTTWPAGEDWSPSLVIFGDMGNENAQSLPSMQVDALQGMYDAVLHVGDFAYDMDVDNARVGDEFMRQIEPFASKLPYMTCPGNHEQAYNFSNYRARFWMPGDENKQMYYSFTMGPIRFISVATELIFFPQYGLVPIVEHYKWLEKELAEANKPENRAKQPWVITFGHRPMYCSNDDRDDCTRHESLIRVGIPYLHFLGWEPLFYKYGVDVALWAHEHSYERLWPVYNRVVLNGSYDAPYTNPGAPVHIITGSAGCKEDHDNFDKNIESWSAFRSDDYGYTRMKVINSTHLYMEQVSDDKSGAIIDKLTIIKEKHGAYTGYSKPVEPVADPLKKLWKIWKKHVKDILP, from the exons ATGCGTTTACTGATTTTAACATTTGTATGCTTGTGGCGAATTTCTACATCGACTGTCTGGTATGAACCTGAACAAGTTCACATTGCTGTTGGAG ATACTGCAGACAAGATGATTATAGTGTGGAGTACAGTCAATGATACTGGAGACACAACAGTGTTGTATGGAACCAATGGCAAGCTGACGCAAGAGGCCACTGGCACAAGGGTAAAGTTCACTGATGGAGGATCAGAAAAGAGATCTCAGTTCATCAACAAGGTCATCCTCACAGGACTGGCACCAAAAACAGAATATA CATATGTTGTAGGCAGCAAAACATTTGGATGGTCAGACTTGTTCTCATTCACCACCTGGCCAGCTGGAGAGGACTGGAGCCCTAGCCTTGTCATATTTGGTGACATGGGAAATGAGAATGCCCAGTCTCTGCCAAGTATGCAGGTTGATGCTCTTCAAGGGATGTATGATGCAGTCCTCCATGTGG GTGATTTTGCATATGACATGGATGtg GACAATGCCAGAGTTGGGGATGAATTCATGAGACAGATTGAGCCTTTTGCCTCAAAGCTGCCCTACATGACATGCCCTGGAAACCATGAACAAGCATA CAACTTCTCCAACTACAGAGCTCGATTCTGGATGCCAGGCGATGAAAATAAGCAAATGTATTATAG TTTTACCATGGGTCCTATTCGCTTCATATCAGTTGCCACAGAGTTAATATTTTTTCCTCAATACGGCCTAGTACCTATTGTGGAACACTACAAGTGGCTAGAGAAAGAATTAGCA GAAGCCAACAAACCAGAAAACCGAGCCAAGCAGCCCTGGGTTATCACATTTGGTCACAGACCTATGTATTGCTCTAACGATGATAGGGATGACTGCACACGCCATGAAAGTCTG ATCCGAGTAGGAATTCCATATCTGCACTTCCTTGGTTGGGAGCCTCTGTTCTACAAGTATGGTGTTGACGTCGCTCTCTGGGCTCATGAGCATTCGTACGAAAGACTTTGGCCAGTTTACAATAGAGTG GTGTTGAATGGCAGTTATGATGCTCCCTACACTAACCCTGGTGCCCCAGTTCACATCATCACTGGTTCTGCT GGCTGTAAGGAGGACCACGACAATTTTGACAAGAACATTGAGAGCTGGTCGGCTTTCCGCAGTGATGACTACGGCTACACCCGAATGAAGGTCATTAacagcacacatttgtacatgGAGCAGGTCTCCGATGATAAG AGTGGGGCCATCATTGATAAGCTCACCATCATTAAAGAAAAACACGGAGCATACACAGGTTACTCTAAACCTGTGGAGCCAGTTGCAGACCCCTTGAAAAAACTATGGAAAATATGGAAGAAGCATGTTAAAGACATATTACCTTAA